In Aliamphritea ceti, a single window of DNA contains:
- a CDS encoding NAD(P)/FAD-dependent oxidoreductase: MINTHQQSAAVIGAGIIGVCTAIELQRRGIQVSLIEQETPAAGASSGNCGLLAIGEVVPFSKPGAMKKIPGWLLNPEGPLVIRPHYFMKLIPWFARFLMAAKPGRVAEIGEGLAALTRQAASSYEELLAITGIKDMLRENEALLVYDHENEFEQDRLTWKMKADLGFEFERLSPEQLKIIEPALADDFACAVLLKGWRSFADPKRLVDQLVEYFVAEGGKLLQAEVQGFDCRDGEVKALRLAGNENYTADHFVVAAGAWSGRLTRLLGDKLPVEALAGYATTVSQSEISLQHPVIYTNGGFVVTPMEHGLRIAGTSEMGGLHHSPNFSRAKIIAKKALRLFPGLKNNQGEEQMGFRSFMPDSLPVIDKASVYSNVAYAFGHGQIGLTTGAITGKLVAQLMTNETTSVDMQPYSVKRF; this comes from the coding sequence ATGATCAACACCCATCAGCAAAGTGCAGCTGTTATTGGTGCTGGAATTATCGGCGTATGTACGGCAATAGAATTACAGCGTCGCGGTATACAAGTTAGTCTGATCGAACAGGAAACACCTGCCGCAGGGGCTTCCAGTGGTAATTGCGGGCTATTAGCGATAGGTGAGGTAGTACCTTTCTCAAAGCCGGGAGCGATGAAAAAGATTCCTGGTTGGCTGTTGAATCCTGAAGGCCCGCTGGTCATTCGGCCGCATTATTTCATGAAGTTAATTCCCTGGTTTGCCCGTTTTCTGATGGCAGCTAAACCTGGCAGAGTGGCAGAAATTGGCGAAGGGCTGGCAGCTCTGACGCGTCAGGCTGCTTCAAGCTATGAAGAATTGTTAGCCATTACCGGCATTAAAGACATGTTGAGGGAAAACGAAGCGCTACTGGTATATGACCATGAAAATGAGTTTGAACAGGACCGGCTTACCTGGAAAATGAAAGCAGATCTTGGCTTTGAGTTTGAAAGGCTTAGCCCCGAACAGTTAAAGATAATCGAGCCGGCACTGGCAGATGATTTTGCCTGCGCAGTACTGCTTAAGGGCTGGAGGTCTTTCGCTGATCCGAAGCGATTAGTTGATCAATTGGTGGAGTACTTTGTCGCTGAGGGAGGTAAGTTGCTTCAAGCCGAAGTGCAGGGGTTTGATTGTCGTGATGGCGAAGTGAAGGCACTAAGGCTTGCTGGTAATGAAAATTATACGGCGGATCATTTTGTCGTTGCAGCCGGTGCCTGGTCTGGCCGCTTAACCCGGCTGTTAGGTGATAAATTACCAGTAGAAGCATTAGCAGGCTATGCAACGACCGTGAGCCAATCAGAGATTTCGCTGCAACACCCGGTAATTTATACCAATGGTGGTTTTGTAGTGACGCCTATGGAGCATGGGTTACGTATTGCCGGTACTTCTGAGATGGGTGGGTTGCATCACTCACCAAACTTTTCACGGGCAAAAATTATTGCTAAAAAAGCTCTGCGTTTATTTCCCGGACTGAAAAATAATCAGGGCGAAGAGCAGATGGGTTTTCGCTCCTTCATGCCGGATAGCCTGCCTGTGATAGATAAAGCCTCTGTTTACAGTAACGTTGCTTACGCTTTTGGACATGGTCAGATTGGTTTAACGACCGGGGCCATTACCGGTAAATTGGTTGCACAATTGATGACGAATGAAACTACCAGTGTAGATATGCAGCCTTATAGCGTTAAGCGCTTTTGA
- a CDS encoding ABC transporter permease subunit — protein MNAPVSLNIPGQKPVSGLGRLIYSLRHLSIGRWTVISLPSLWLAVFFFVPFLVVFKISLAEPTISIPPYSSLLEWDPEESFATLKLNLGNYIYLFEDTFYLEAYLSSIRIAAVSTFFTLLVAFPMAYLIARSKSTTRILLLSLVILPFWTSFLLRVYAWMGFLKKNGLINEFLLSFGIIDQPLTMLQTDFAVYIGIVYTYLPFMVLPLYTALEKMDITLLEAAEDLGGRPMQNFFLITLPLAIPGIIAGCLLVFIPAVGEYVIPALLGGSDTLMIGKVLWDEFFLNRDWPMASAVATVMLIVLVLPIMLIRNTNSGKEAF, from the coding sequence ATGAACGCCCCGGTTTCCCTGAATATTCCCGGCCAGAAGCCGGTGTCAGGCTTGGGGCGCCTGATCTATAGCTTACGCCACCTGAGCATTGGTCGCTGGACGGTTATTTCCCTGCCCAGTCTGTGGCTGGCGGTGTTCTTTTTTGTACCCTTTTTAGTGGTCTTCAAAATTTCCTTAGCGGAGCCGACCATCTCGATTCCGCCTTACAGTTCATTGCTGGAATGGGACCCGGAAGAGTCGTTTGCGACACTGAAGCTGAACCTTGGCAACTACATCTACCTGTTTGAAGACACCTTCTATCTGGAAGCCTATTTGAGCTCGATCCGGATTGCGGCGGTCTCGACTTTCTTCACATTATTAGTCGCGTTTCCAATGGCATATCTGATCGCCCGCAGTAAATCCACCACACGGATCTTACTGCTGTCGCTGGTGATTCTGCCGTTCTGGACCTCTTTCCTGTTGCGGGTGTATGCCTGGATGGGCTTCCTGAAAAAGAATGGCCTGATCAATGAATTTCTGCTCAGTTTCGGCATTATCGATCAGCCGTTAACTATGCTGCAGACCGACTTTGCCGTGTACATCGGCATCGTCTATACCTACCTGCCGTTCATGGTCTTGCCGCTCTATACCGCATTGGAAAAGATGGACATTACCTTGTTGGAAGCCGCTGAGGATCTAGGTGGCCGGCCGATGCAGAACTTCTTCCTGATTACCTTGCCACTGGCGATACCGGGCATCATTGCCGGTTGTTTATTGGTATTTATTCCGGCGGTTGGTGAGTACGTAATTCCGGCCCTCTTAGGCGGTTCCGATACTCTGATGATAGGTAAAGTCCTCTGGGATGAGTTCTTCCTCAACCGGGACTGGCCGATGGCCTCTGCGGTCGCAACCGTGATGCTGATCGTGCTGGTACTGCCGATCATGCTGATTAGAAACACTAATTCCGGTAAGGAGGCGTTTTAA
- a CDS encoding Ldh family oxidoreductase codes for MPVLSLEEIRQLSFDALRRCGANEEHATAVALELMDAEAEGIRNVGLGYIHLYLNHLKCGKVIGDAKPEIVRQSAAATLVNARHGFCHTAYLHAEEQLIETTLREGVGMLAIQQSYSAGVLGWFVRRLAQRGLVALMFANSSKAVAAHGGKVPFFGTNPFAFGSPRQSDSGEMLAPVVVDMATSSTARVNIVKAAAAGEPVELGHVIDADGNPTTDAAAGLKGAQLPVGGPKGFGLGLIVDLMGGALTGSNCSYEASMFSTNDGGPPNVGQTIIAFNPEFYSDGYLAHLETMFASLTDDNEVRIPGERRQQLREQHERDGVEVPQALLDKIADLSAV; via the coding sequence ATGCCGGTTTTGTCACTGGAAGAAATCCGTCAGTTAAGTTTTGATGCACTACGCCGTTGCGGCGCTAACGAAGAACACGCTACGGCGGTTGCGCTGGAGCTGATGGACGCCGAAGCCGAAGGGATACGTAACGTCGGACTGGGATATATTCATCTTTATCTGAATCACCTGAAGTGCGGCAAAGTAATTGGCGATGCGAAGCCTGAAATCGTGCGTCAGTCTGCAGCAGCAACGCTGGTTAATGCCAGACACGGTTTCTGCCATACCGCTTATCTGCATGCTGAAGAGCAACTGATCGAAACTACTCTGCGTGAAGGCGTTGGTATGCTGGCAATCCAGCAGTCTTATTCTGCCGGTGTACTGGGTTGGTTTGTACGCCGTCTGGCGCAACGGGGGCTAGTTGCTCTGATGTTCGCTAACTCTTCTAAAGCGGTAGCGGCGCACGGCGGTAAAGTACCTTTCTTTGGTACCAATCCTTTTGCGTTCGGTTCGCCACGGCAAAGTGATTCAGGAGAAATGTTGGCACCAGTTGTAGTAGATATGGCGACGTCATCGACTGCACGGGTGAATATTGTTAAAGCAGCCGCTGCCGGTGAGCCGGTTGAGCTGGGGCATGTTATAGATGCTGATGGCAATCCGACAACTGATGCTGCAGCTGGCCTGAAAGGCGCTCAGTTACCGGTAGGCGGACCAAAAGGTTTTGGTCTGGGGTTGATTGTAGATCTGATGGGTGGTGCTCTGACGGGCAGCAACTGCTCCTATGAAGCATCTATGTTCTCAACCAATGATGGCGGGCCACCTAATGTAGGCCAGACCATTATTGCTTTCAATCCGGAATTCTACAGTGACGGTTATCTGGCGCATCTGGAAACTATGTTTGCTTCACTGACCGATGACAACGAAGTACGTATTCCGGGTGAGCGCCGTCAACAGTTGCGCGAGCAGCATGAACGTGATGGTGTTGAAGTGCCACAGGCATTGCTGGATAAGATTGCCGATCTAAGCGCAGTATAA
- a CDS encoding glutamine amidotransferase-related protein, whose translation MKVGILAAGITPEELQAQFGSYADMFVQLFNTAEYEFEYDIYDVREDIFPTGAEVCDSWIITGSKSGVYENQAWMQRLKTLIMEIHQQQKPLLGICFGHQIIAEAFGGKVIKYNGEWGLGLQTYQLISDSPHIPGDVSGKPFTINAVHQDQVVEKPAAAEVFASSDFCNYAGLVYGDRIMTFQGHPEFTVEFEDALLTFRDGDGIPHEHAQQGLRSLAEPDAKADSLQVAHWMANVLLQRPAS comes from the coding sequence ATGAAAGTTGGTATTCTCGCCGCCGGTATCACACCGGAGGAATTACAGGCTCAGTTTGGCAGCTATGCCGATATGTTCGTACAGCTGTTCAACACCGCTGAATATGAATTTGAGTACGATATTTATGACGTTCGTGAAGATATTTTTCCGACTGGCGCAGAAGTCTGTGACAGTTGGATCATCACCGGCTCAAAATCCGGCGTCTACGAAAATCAGGCCTGGATGCAACGCCTAAAAACACTGATCATGGAGATCCACCAACAGCAAAAGCCATTACTCGGCATCTGTTTCGGTCATCAGATAATTGCTGAAGCTTTCGGTGGAAAAGTAATCAAATATAACGGCGAATGGGGTCTTGGCCTGCAAACTTACCAACTGATTAGCGACAGCCCGCACATTCCTGGCGACGTATCTGGCAAGCCATTTACTATCAACGCGGTACATCAGGATCAGGTGGTAGAAAAGCCAGCAGCGGCTGAAGTTTTTGCCAGCTCCGACTTCTGTAATTATGCAGGTCTGGTCTATGGTGATCGTATTATGACTTTCCAGGGTCACCCGGAATTTACCGTAGAATTTGAAGATGCTCTGTTAACCTTCCGCGATGGCGACGGCATTCCTCATGAGCACGCGCAACAGGGGCTGCGTAGCCTGGCCGAGCCAGACGCCAAAGCAGACTCATTGCAGGTTGCTCACTGGATGGCAAATGTACTTTTACAACGCCCTGCCAGCTAA
- a CDS encoding ABC transporter permease subunit → MQQRKSLFLNTSATLGFIFLYAPIIALIVYSFNKSKLVTVWGGWSLKWYSALFNNEQIMTAAWLSLKVAFISASVAVVLGTLAGFVLSRMGRFPGKLVLSGWITAPLVMPEVITGLSLLLLFVAMEGAFGWPSGRGIGTIIIAHSTFCLAYVAVIVQSRLSAMDESLEEAAMDLGAKPFSLFFLVTLPLISPAIISGWLLSFTLSLDDLVIASFVSGPGNSTLPMVIFSKVRLGVTPEVNALATIMIGIVALGVVGAIWQMRRQNRMMNRLD, encoded by the coding sequence ATGCAACAACGTAAATCGCTGTTCCTGAATACCAGCGCGACATTAGGGTTTATCTTCCTGTACGCACCGATCATTGCGCTGATCGTATACAGTTTCAACAAATCCAAACTGGTCACCGTCTGGGGTGGCTGGTCCCTGAAATGGTATAGCGCGCTGTTCAATAACGAGCAGATCATGACCGCTGCCTGGCTGAGCTTAAAGGTCGCCTTCATCAGCGCCAGTGTGGCGGTGGTGTTAGGAACACTGGCAGGTTTCGTACTGTCACGGATGGGCCGTTTTCCGGGCAAACTGGTGCTGTCTGGCTGGATCACCGCACCTTTGGTGATGCCGGAAGTGATCACCGGTTTGTCACTGTTGCTGTTGTTTGTGGCAATGGAAGGCGCCTTCGGCTGGCCATCCGGCCGGGGCATTGGAACCATTATTATTGCCCACAGTACTTTCTGTCTGGCCTATGTGGCGGTCATTGTGCAATCGCGTTTATCGGCGATGGATGAATCACTGGAGGAAGCCGCGATGGACCTGGGGGCCAAGCCTTTCAGTTTGTTCTTCCTGGTGACCTTACCGCTGATTTCACCGGCGATCATCTCCGGCTGGTTACTGTCATTTACCTTGTCGCTGGATGATCTGGTTATCGCCAGCTTCGTCTCCGGTCCGGGTAACAGCACGCTGCCAATGGTGATTTTCTCCAAGGTACGTTTAGGGGTAACACCGGAAGTGAACGCCTTGGCGACGATCATGATCGGTATTGTCGCACTGGGTGTTGTTGGTGCGATCTGGCAGATGCGCCGCCAGAACCGGATGATGAACCGTTTAGACTAA
- a CDS encoding DUF3726 domain-containing protein, giving the protein MYVSLNELSATLRRCFEANGYSVGQYEDAANAVVWLEQHGCRGLDELYRSLPFLETDQVKPGSQISYEDASSLVLECTGRSALNCVAAAVDLVQVKALHAGIATLTLHNCHNRMVVMKALADCGRRGLSAVAYWQNGSDVITEHTAAIKAGDSYPNYARVELSPEARDEAVEHQSLTLLCTRQLDLTSSLRNQFKGKGLLEMTPQQLAAKGKEALDKGIYIDATLWDSIYKIGNAVLVENSESSRQGAGA; this is encoded by the coding sequence ATGTACGTATCGCTGAATGAATTAAGTGCCACGTTGCGCCGTTGCTTTGAAGCAAACGGTTACAGTGTTGGCCAATATGAAGATGCTGCTAATGCCGTTGTCTGGCTTGAGCAGCATGGTTGCCGCGGGCTGGATGAGCTATACCGCTCACTGCCGTTTCTGGAAACAGATCAGGTTAAACCCGGTAGCCAGATCAGTTACGAAGATGCTTCTTCACTGGTACTCGAGTGTACCGGTCGCAGCGCGCTGAACTGTGTTGCTGCTGCTGTCGATCTGGTACAGGTAAAAGCGTTGCACGCCGGTATTGCTACTTTAACTTTGCATAACTGCCATAACCGGATGGTGGTGATGAAAGCGTTGGCTGATTGTGGCCGCAGAGGCTTAAGTGCTGTTGCATACTGGCAGAATGGCTCAGACGTTATTACTGAACATACTGCTGCTATAAAAGCCGGTGACAGCTATCCGAACTATGCGCGGGTAGAGTTATCACCTGAAGCACGGGATGAAGCGGTAGAGCATCAGAGCCTGACGTTGCTGTGTACCCGTCAGCTGGACCTGACATCGTCGTTACGTAACCAGTTTAAGGGCAAGGGTCTGTTGGAAATGACGCCGCAACAACTGGCGGCGAAAGGTAAAGAAGCACTGGATAAGGGCATTTATATTGATGCGACCTTATGGGACAGTATTTATAAGATTGGTAATGCTGTGCTGGTAGAAAACAGTGAAAGCTCACGCCAGGGTGCCGGCGCATAA